In Passer domesticus isolate bPasDom1 chromosome 9, bPasDom1.hap1, whole genome shotgun sequence, a genomic segment contains:
- the LOC135307612 gene encoding serine/threonine-protein kinase PAK 3-like, producing MDGGSLADVVTVRRMAVGHIATVCRECLQGLAFLHAKQVIHRDIKSDNILLGRDGSVRLADFGLCAVLSPEHRKRRSMVGTTYWMAPEVVRREPYGPKVDTWSLGIVGIEMATGEAPYMQETSVKASYLIGKQGVPNLHQLRLPPGLCEFLGCCLQMDVDRQGSAKELLQHPFLQSAEPLLSLF from the exons ATGGATGGAGGCTCCTTAGCTGATGTGGTCACCGTGAGAAGGATGGCTGTAGGACACATAGCAACAGTGTGTCGGGAG tgcctgcaaggcctggcTTTCCTTCATGCCAAGCAGGTGATCCACAGAGACATCAAAAGTGACAACATCCTTCTGGGCCGGGATGGCTCCGTCAGGCTGG ctgattttggcctctgtgctgtgctcagccctgagcacaggaaaCGGAGGTCGATGGTCGGGACCACTTACTGGATGGCACCCGAGGTGGTGAGAAGAGAGCCTtacggccccaaagtggacacctGGTCCCTTGGCATTGTGGGAatagaaatggccacaggagagGCTCCTTATATGCAGGAGACCAGTGTCAAG GCCAGCTACCTGATAGGCAAGCAAGGGGTTCCAAATCTGCACCAGCTCAGGCTACCCCCTGGCTTGTGTGAatttctgggctgctgcctgcagatggaTGTGGACAGGCAaggctctgccaaggaacttctgcag catccatttcTGCAATCAGCGGAGCCTCTCTTAAGCCTCTTCTGA